Proteins encoded in a region of the Falco biarmicus isolate bFalBia1 chromosome W, bFalBia1.pri, whole genome shotgun sequence genome:
- the LOC130142053 gene encoding zinc finger protein 131-like isoform X3 — protein sequence MMECIQEFPEHYKVILDRLNEQREQDQFTDITLIVDGHHFKAHKAVLAACSQFFYKFFQDFTQEPLVEIEGVSNMAFRHLIEFTYTAKLMVQGEEEANDVWKAAEYLQMLEAIKALEIRNKENSSPLESNQMQGKNKPKKRKIAETSNVITETLPSAESEPVEIEVEIAEGTIEVEDDSIETLELASAEQRIKYIQTTGTSDESALALLADITSKYRQGETKCQIQGEGDSATDPSCKQVEGIEIVELQLSHVKNLFHCEKCNRSFKLLYHFKEHMKTHSTESYKCDTCNKRYLRESALKQHLTCYHIDEGGASKKQRPGKKIHICQYCDKQFDHFGHFKEHLRKHTGEKPFECPNCHERFARNSTLKCHLTACQSGAGAKKGRKKLYECQVCNSVFNSWDQFKDHLVIHTGDKPNHCTLCDLWFMQGSELRRHLKEMHNISERIVTEEVLPVEAEPVTSMTIIEQVEQVHVLPVIQVQVDPAQVTVEQMHQDLVQDDQVKGTQMDELQEQVQISYLEVERIQTEQGAEVHVEQLHVEHVNQIQMEVLAELIDGTDLEQVEYESIDQGEAEEKETSQVDDKKNHEQAEDLKTPQLVDTQNEKMDD from the exons ATGATGGAATGTATCCAGGAATTCCCTGAACACTATAAAGTTATTTTGGATAGACTGAATGAACAACGTGAGCAGGACCAGTTTACAGATATAACTCTGATTGTTGATG GTCACCATTTCAAAGCCCATAAGGCTGTTCTTGCTGCCTGTAGCCAGTTCTTCTACAAATTCTTCCAAGATTTCACTCAGGAGCCCTTGGTGGAGATTGAAG GTGTAAGTAACATGGCATTTCGTCACCTAATTGAGTTCACCTATACAGCAAAACTAATGGTCCAAGGTGAGGAAGAAGCAAATGATGTTTGGAAAGCAGCTGAGTATCTACAGATGTTAGAAGCAATCAAAGCACTTGAAATCAG gaacaaagaaaattcaTCACCCTTAGAATCAAATCAAATGCAAggtaaaaataaacccaaaaagAGGAAGATAGCTGAAACCTCTAATGTTATCACAGAAACACTGCCATCTGCAGAATCGGAGCCTGTTGAAATTGAGGTTGAGATTGCTGAGGGGACAATTGAAGTGGAAGATGACAGCATTGAAACACTTGAATTAGCTTCTGCAGAGCAACGTATAAAGTACATACAGACAACGGGTACATCGGATGAATCTGCCTTGGCTCTTTTGGCAGATATCACCAGTAAGTATCGTCAGGGAGAGACAAAATGCCAGATCCAAGGAGAAGGTGATAGTGCAACTGATCCCTCGTGCAAACAGGTAGAAGGTATTGAAATTGTGGAACTTCAGCTGTCACATGTGAAGAATTTATTCCACTGTGAGAAATGTAACCGTTCATTTAAATTGTTATACCATTTTAAGGAACACATGAAAACACACTCTACTGAGAGTTACAAGTGTGACACGTGCAATAAAAGGTACCTACGAGAGAGTGCTTTGAAACAGCACCTCACCTGTTACCACATTGATGAAGGTGGTGCCAGCAAGAAGCAAAGACCtggcaaaaaaatacatatatgccAGTACTGTGATAAGCAGTTTGACCACTTTGGACATTTTAAAGAACACCTCCGGAAGCACACAG GTGAAAAGCCATTTGAATGTCCAAACTGCCATGAACGTTTTGCTAGGAATAGCACGCTCAAATGTCACCTGACGGCTTGTCAGTCTGGAGCTGGAgctaaaaagggaagaaagaagctgTATGAATGTCAG gtttgtaACAGTGTGTTTAACAGCTGGGATCAATTTAAAGATCACTTGGTAATACACACCGGTGACAAACCCAACCACTGTACCTTATGTGATTTGTGGTTTATGCAAGGCAGTGAGCTGAGAAGGCATCTCAAAGAAATGCACAATATTTCAGAACGAATAGTAACAGAAGAGGTTCTCCCAGTGGAAGCTGAACCAGTAACATCAATGACTATAATAGAACAAGTGGAACAAGTCCATGTCCTACCAGTAATTCAGGTACAAGTGGATCCTGCACAAGTAACTGTGGAACAGATGCACCAGGATCTCGTACAGGACGATCAAGTGAAAGGCACACAGATGGATGAACTGCAAGAACAGGTGCAAATCAGTTACTTGGAAGTTGAACGCATTCAGACTGAACAAGGTGCTGAAGTTCATGTGGAGCAGTTACATGTTGAGCATGTAAATCAAATACAGATGGAAGTACTGGCAGAACTTATAGATGGAACAGACCTGGAACAAGTAGAATATGAAAGCATTGATcaaggagaagcagaagaaaaggaaactagTCAAGTAGATGATAAGAAAAATCATGAACAAGCTGAAGACTTAAAAACTCCACAACTAGTGGACACACAGAATGAAAAGATGGATGACTAG
- the LOC130142053 gene encoding zinc finger protein 131-like isoform X2 — MSLHVSINLDCFRLPALAACFFSEDSCSKASPFATEAEEMMECIQEFPEHYKVILDRLNEQREQDQFTDITLIVDGVSNMAFRHLIEFTYTAKLMVQGEEEANDVWKAAEYLQMLEAIKALEIRNKENSSPLESNQMQGKNKPKKRKIAETSNVITETLPSAESEPVEIEVEIAEGTIEVEDDSIETLELASAEQRIKYIQTTGTSDESALALLADITSKYRQGETKCQIQGEGDSATDPSCKQVEGIEIVELQLSHVKNLFHCEKCNRSFKLLYHFKEHMKTHSTESYKCDTCNKRYLRESALKQHLTCYHIDEGGASKKQRPGKKIHICQYCDKQFDHFGHFKEHLRKHTGEKPFECPNCHERFARNSTLKCHLTACQSGAGAKKGRKKLYECQVCNSVFNSWDQFKDHLVIHTGDKPNHCTLCDLWFMQGSELRRHLKEMHNISERIVTEEVLPVEAEPVTSMTIIEQVEQVHVLPVIQVQVDPAQVTVEQMHQDLVQDDQVKGTQMDELQEQVQISYLEVERIQTEQGAEVHVEQLHVEHVNQIQMEVLAELIDGTDLEQVEYESIDQGEAEEKETSQVDDKKNHEQAEDLKTPQLVDTQNEKMDD, encoded by the exons ATGAGCCTGCATGTAAGCATCAACTTGGATTGCTTCCGTCTGCCTGCCTTGGCggcttgttttttctctgaggACTCTTGCTCCAAA GCTAGTCCTTTTGCCACGGAAGCTGAAGAAATGATGGAATGTATCCAGGAATTCCCTGAACACTATAAAGTTATTTTGGATAGACTGAATGAACAACGTGAGCAGGACCAGTTTACAGATATAACTCTGATTGTTGATG GTGTAAGTAACATGGCATTTCGTCACCTAATTGAGTTCACCTATACAGCAAAACTAATGGTCCAAGGTGAGGAAGAAGCAAATGATGTTTGGAAAGCAGCTGAGTATCTACAGATGTTAGAAGCAATCAAAGCACTTGAAATCAG gaacaaagaaaattcaTCACCCTTAGAATCAAATCAAATGCAAggtaaaaataaacccaaaaagAGGAAGATAGCTGAAACCTCTAATGTTATCACAGAAACACTGCCATCTGCAGAATCGGAGCCTGTTGAAATTGAGGTTGAGATTGCTGAGGGGACAATTGAAGTGGAAGATGACAGCATTGAAACACTTGAATTAGCTTCTGCAGAGCAACGTATAAAGTACATACAGACAACGGGTACATCGGATGAATCTGCCTTGGCTCTTTTGGCAGATATCACCAGTAAGTATCGTCAGGGAGAGACAAAATGCCAGATCCAAGGAGAAGGTGATAGTGCAACTGATCCCTCGTGCAAACAGGTAGAAGGTATTGAAATTGTGGAACTTCAGCTGTCACATGTGAAGAATTTATTCCACTGTGAGAAATGTAACCGTTCATTTAAATTGTTATACCATTTTAAGGAACACATGAAAACACACTCTACTGAGAGTTACAAGTGTGACACGTGCAATAAAAGGTACCTACGAGAGAGTGCTTTGAAACAGCACCTCACCTGTTACCACATTGATGAAGGTGGTGCCAGCAAGAAGCAAAGACCtggcaaaaaaatacatatatgccAGTACTGTGATAAGCAGTTTGACCACTTTGGACATTTTAAAGAACACCTCCGGAAGCACACAG GTGAAAAGCCATTTGAATGTCCAAACTGCCATGAACGTTTTGCTAGGAATAGCACGCTCAAATGTCACCTGACGGCTTGTCAGTCTGGAGCTGGAgctaaaaagggaagaaagaagctgTATGAATGTCAG gtttgtaACAGTGTGTTTAACAGCTGGGATCAATTTAAAGATCACTTGGTAATACACACCGGTGACAAACCCAACCACTGTACCTTATGTGATTTGTGGTTTATGCAAGGCAGTGAGCTGAGAAGGCATCTCAAAGAAATGCACAATATTTCAGAACGAATAGTAACAGAAGAGGTTCTCCCAGTGGAAGCTGAACCAGTAACATCAATGACTATAATAGAACAAGTGGAACAAGTCCATGTCCTACCAGTAATTCAGGTACAAGTGGATCCTGCACAAGTAACTGTGGAACAGATGCACCAGGATCTCGTACAGGACGATCAAGTGAAAGGCACACAGATGGATGAACTGCAAGAACAGGTGCAAATCAGTTACTTGGAAGTTGAACGCATTCAGACTGAACAAGGTGCTGAAGTTCATGTGGAGCAGTTACATGTTGAGCATGTAAATCAAATACAGATGGAAGTACTGGCAGAACTTATAGATGGAACAGACCTGGAACAAGTAGAATATGAAAGCATTGATcaaggagaagcagaagaaaaggaaactagTCAAGTAGATGATAAGAAAAATCATGAACAAGCTGAAGACTTAAAAACTCCACAACTAGTGGACACACAGAATGAAAAGATGGATGACTAG
- the LOC130142053 gene encoding zinc finger protein 131-like isoform X1, whose protein sequence is MSLHVSINLDCFRLPALAACFFSEDSCSKASPFATEAEEMMECIQEFPEHYKVILDRLNEQREQDQFTDITLIVDGHHFKAHKAVLAACSQFFYKFFQDFTQEPLVEIEGVSNMAFRHLIEFTYTAKLMVQGEEEANDVWKAAEYLQMLEAIKALEIRNKENSSPLESNQMQGKNKPKKRKIAETSNVITETLPSAESEPVEIEVEIAEGTIEVEDDSIETLELASAEQRIKYIQTTGTSDESALALLADITSKYRQGETKCQIQGEGDSATDPSCKQVEGIEIVELQLSHVKNLFHCEKCNRSFKLLYHFKEHMKTHSTESYKCDTCNKRYLRESALKQHLTCYHIDEGGASKKQRPGKKIHICQYCDKQFDHFGHFKEHLRKHTGEKPFECPNCHERFARNSTLKCHLTACQSGAGAKKGRKKLYECQVCNSVFNSWDQFKDHLVIHTGDKPNHCTLCDLWFMQGSELRRHLKEMHNISERIVTEEVLPVEAEPVTSMTIIEQVEQVHVLPVIQVQVDPAQVTVEQMHQDLVQDDQVKGTQMDELQEQVQISYLEVERIQTEQGAEVHVEQLHVEHVNQIQMEVLAELIDGTDLEQVEYESIDQGEAEEKETSQVDDKKNHEQAEDLKTPQLVDTQNEKMDD, encoded by the exons ATGAGCCTGCATGTAAGCATCAACTTGGATTGCTTCCGTCTGCCTGCCTTGGCggcttgttttttctctgaggACTCTTGCTCCAAA GCTAGTCCTTTTGCCACGGAAGCTGAAGAAATGATGGAATGTATCCAGGAATTCCCTGAACACTATAAAGTTATTTTGGATAGACTGAATGAACAACGTGAGCAGGACCAGTTTACAGATATAACTCTGATTGTTGATG GTCACCATTTCAAAGCCCATAAGGCTGTTCTTGCTGCCTGTAGCCAGTTCTTCTACAAATTCTTCCAAGATTTCACTCAGGAGCCCTTGGTGGAGATTGAAG GTGTAAGTAACATGGCATTTCGTCACCTAATTGAGTTCACCTATACAGCAAAACTAATGGTCCAAGGTGAGGAAGAAGCAAATGATGTTTGGAAAGCAGCTGAGTATCTACAGATGTTAGAAGCAATCAAAGCACTTGAAATCAG gaacaaagaaaattcaTCACCCTTAGAATCAAATCAAATGCAAggtaaaaataaacccaaaaagAGGAAGATAGCTGAAACCTCTAATGTTATCACAGAAACACTGCCATCTGCAGAATCGGAGCCTGTTGAAATTGAGGTTGAGATTGCTGAGGGGACAATTGAAGTGGAAGATGACAGCATTGAAACACTTGAATTAGCTTCTGCAGAGCAACGTATAAAGTACATACAGACAACGGGTACATCGGATGAATCTGCCTTGGCTCTTTTGGCAGATATCACCAGTAAGTATCGTCAGGGAGAGACAAAATGCCAGATCCAAGGAGAAGGTGATAGTGCAACTGATCCCTCGTGCAAACAGGTAGAAGGTATTGAAATTGTGGAACTTCAGCTGTCACATGTGAAGAATTTATTCCACTGTGAGAAATGTAACCGTTCATTTAAATTGTTATACCATTTTAAGGAACACATGAAAACACACTCTACTGAGAGTTACAAGTGTGACACGTGCAATAAAAGGTACCTACGAGAGAGTGCTTTGAAACAGCACCTCACCTGTTACCACATTGATGAAGGTGGTGCCAGCAAGAAGCAAAGACCtggcaaaaaaatacatatatgccAGTACTGTGATAAGCAGTTTGACCACTTTGGACATTTTAAAGAACACCTCCGGAAGCACACAG GTGAAAAGCCATTTGAATGTCCAAACTGCCATGAACGTTTTGCTAGGAATAGCACGCTCAAATGTCACCTGACGGCTTGTCAGTCTGGAGCTGGAgctaaaaagggaagaaagaagctgTATGAATGTCAG gtttgtaACAGTGTGTTTAACAGCTGGGATCAATTTAAAGATCACTTGGTAATACACACCGGTGACAAACCCAACCACTGTACCTTATGTGATTTGTGGTTTATGCAAGGCAGTGAGCTGAGAAGGCATCTCAAAGAAATGCACAATATTTCAGAACGAATAGTAACAGAAGAGGTTCTCCCAGTGGAAGCTGAACCAGTAACATCAATGACTATAATAGAACAAGTGGAACAAGTCCATGTCCTACCAGTAATTCAGGTACAAGTGGATCCTGCACAAGTAACTGTGGAACAGATGCACCAGGATCTCGTACAGGACGATCAAGTGAAAGGCACACAGATGGATGAACTGCAAGAACAGGTGCAAATCAGTTACTTGGAAGTTGAACGCATTCAGACTGAACAAGGTGCTGAAGTTCATGTGGAGCAGTTACATGTTGAGCATGTAAATCAAATACAGATGGAAGTACTGGCAGAACTTATAGATGGAACAGACCTGGAACAAGTAGAATATGAAAGCATTGATcaaggagaagcagaagaaaaggaaactagTCAAGTAGATGATAAGAAAAATCATGAACAAGCTGAAGACTTAAAAACTCCACAACTAGTGGACACACAGAATGAAAAGATGGATGACTAG